The following coding sequences lie in one Prionailurus viverrinus isolate Anna chromosome X, UM_Priviv_1.0, whole genome shotgun sequence genomic window:
- the TLR7 gene encoding toll-like receptor 7 isoform X1 — MVFPMWTLKRQSLILFNIILISKLLGARWFPKTLPCDVTLDAPKAHVIVDCTDKHLTEIPEGIPTNATNLTLTINHIPGISPASFHQLDYLVEIDFRCNCIPIRLGPKDNMCPRRLQIKPRSFSRLTYLKSLYLDGNQLLEIPEGLPPNLQLLSLEANSIFCIMKNNLTELTNIEKLYLGQNCYFRNPCNVSFFIEKDAFLSLKNLKLLSLKDNNITYVPTTLPSTLTELHLYNNAIAKIQEDDFHNLNQLQILDLGGNCPRCYNVPFPCTPCENNSPLQIHMKAFDALTELQVLRLYSNSLQHVPQRWFKNIKKLKELDLSQNFLAKEIGDAKFLLLLHNLVQLDLSFNYELQVYRATLNLSDAFSSLKNLKVLRIKGYVFKELSSHNLSPLRGLSNLEVLDLGTNFIKIADLSIFEQFKTLKVIDLSMNKISPSGDSSEVGFCSNTRTSVDGNAPQVLETLHYFRYDEYARSCRFKNKETPSFLPFNKDCYVYGQALDLSRNNIFFVKSSDFQHLSFLKCLNLSGNTIGQTLNGSEFQPLVELKYLDFSNNRLDLLYSTAFEELRNLEILDISSNSHYFQSEGITHMLNFTKNLKVLKKLMMNNNDISMSTSRTMESESLRILEFRGNHLDVLWRDGDNRYLKFFKNLLNLEELDISENSLSFLPSGVFDGMPPKLKTLSLVKNGLKSFNWGRLQYLKNLETLDLSYNELKSVPERLYNCSRSLKKLILKYNQIRHLTKHFLQDAFQLRYLDLSSNKIQIIQKTSFPENVLNNLEMLLLHHNRFLCTCDAVWFVWWVNHTEVTIPYLATDVTCVGPGAHRGQSVVSLDLYTCEVDLTNLILFSLSVSVALSLMVITTANHLYFWDVWYSYHFCKAKIKGYQRLTSLDSCYDAFVVYDTKDPAVTEWVLDELVAKLEDPREKHFNLCLEERDWLPGQPVLENLSQSIQLSKKTVFVMTNKYAKTENFKIAFYLSHQRLMDEKVDVIILIFLEKPLQKSKFLQLRKRLCKSSVLEWPTNPQAHPYFWQCLKNALATDNHVTYSQVFKETV, encoded by the coding sequence GTGTTTCCAATGTGGACATTGAAGAGACAGTCCCTTATCCTTTTTAACATAATCCTAATTTCCAAACTCCTTGGAGCTAGATGGTTTCCCAAAACTCTGCCCTGTGATGTCACTCTGGATGCTCCAAAGGCCCATGTGATTGTGGACTGCACAGACAAGCATTTGACAGAAATTCCTGAAGGTATTCCTACCAATGCCACCAACCTCACCCTCACCATCAACCACATACCTGGTATCTCTCCAGCTTCCTTCCACCAGCTGGACTACCTGGTAGAGATCGATTTCAGATGCAACTGTATACCTATTCGACTTGGGCCAAAAGACAATATGTGTCCCAGGAGGCTGCAGATTAAACCCAGAAGCTTTAGTAGACTCACTTACTTAAAATCCCTTTATCTGGATGGAAACCAGCTTCTAGAAATACCTGAGGGTCTTCCCCCCAACTTGCAGCTGCTGAGCCTTGAGGCCAACAGTATCTTTTGTATCATGAAGAATAACCTAACAGAACTGACCAACATAGAAAAACTCTACTTGGGCCAAAACTGTTATTTTCGCAATCCTTGCAACgtttcatttttcatagaaaaagatGCTTTCCTGAGTCTGAAAAATCTAAAATTGCTCTCCCTAAAAGATAACAATATCACATATGTCCCCACTACATTGCCATCCACTTTAACAGAACTCCATCTTTATAACAACGCCATTGCAAAAATCCAAGAAGATGATTTTCATAACCTCAATCAACTGCAAATTCTTGACCTAGGTGGAAACTGCCCTCGTTGTTACAATGTCCCGTTTCCTTGTACACCCTGTGAGAATAATTCTCCCCTACAGATCCACATGAAGGCTTTTGATGCATTGACAGAATTACAAGTTTTACGTCTATACAGTAACTCTCTTCAGCATGTGCCCCAAAGAtggtttaaaaacattaaaaaacttaaggAGCTAGATCTTTCACAAAACTTCTTGGCCAAAGAAATTGGGGATGCCAAATTTTTGCTTCTTCTTCACAACCTTGTCCAATTGGATCTGTCTTTCAATTATGAACTTCAGGTCTATCGTGCAACTCTGAATCTGTCGGATGCATTTTCTTCACTGAAAAACCTGAAAGTTTTACGGATCAAAGGATACGTCTTTAAGGAGCTGAGCAGCCATAACCTCTCCCCGTTACGTGGTCTCTCCAATCTTGAAGTTCTTGATCTTGGCACTAACTTCATAAAAATCGCTGACCTCAGCATATTCGAacaatttaaaacattgaaaGTCATAGATCTTTCAATGAATAAAATATCACCTTCAGGAGATTCAAGTGAAGTTGGCTTCTGCTCTAACACCAGAACTTCTGTAGATGGTAATGCACCTCAGGTCCTTGAAACATTACATTATTTCAGATATGATGAGTATGCAAGGAGTTGCAGGTTCAAAAACAAAGAGACTCCCTCTTTCTTGCCTTTTAATAAAGATTGTTATGTGTATGGGCAGGCCTTGGACCTAagtagaaataatatattttttgtcaAGTCCTCTGATTTTCAGCATCTGTCTTTCCTCAAATGCCTGAACTTGTCAGGAAATACCATTGGCCAAACTCTCAATGGCAGCGAATTTCAGCCTTTAGTGGAGTTGAAGTATTTGGACTTCTCTAACAACCGGCTTGATTTACTCTACTCAACAGCGTTTGAGGAGCTACGCAACCTGGAAATTCTAGATATAAGTAGTAATAGCCATTACTTTCAATCAGAAGGCATTACTCACATGCTAAACTTCACCAAGAACCTAAAAGTTCTGAAGAAACTCATGATGAACAACAATGACATCTCTATGTCCACCAGCAGGACCATGGAGAGTGAGTCTCTTAGAATTCTGGAATTCAGAGGAAATCATTTGGATGTTTTATGGAGAGATGGTGATAACAGGTACTTAAAATTCTTCAAGAATCTGCTAAACTTAGAGGAGTTAGACATCTCTGAAAATTCCCTGAGTTTCTTGCCTTCTGGCGTTTTTGATGGCATGCCTCCAAAACTAAAGACTCTCTCCTTGGTCAAAAATGGGCTCAAGTCCTTCAACTGGGGAAGACTCCAGTATCTGAAGAATCTAGAAACTTTGGACCTCAGCTACAATGAGCTGAAGAGTGTCCCTGAGAGATTATACAACTGTTCCAGAAGTCTCAAGAAACTGATTCTCAAGTACAATCAAATCAGGCATCTGACAAAGCATTTTCTACAAGATGCTTTCCAGTTGCGATACCTGGACCTCAGCTCAAATAAAATCCAGATTATCCAGAAGACTAGCTTTCCAGAAAATGTCCTCAATAATCTGGAGATGTTACTTTTGCATCATAATCGGTTTCTGTGCACCTGTGATGCTGTGTGGTTTGTCTGGTGGGTTAACCATACAGAGGTGACTATTCCTTACTTGGCCACAGATGTGACTTGTGTGGGGCCAGGAGCACACAGGGGCCAAAGTGTGGTCTCTCTGGATCTGTATACCTGTGAGGTAGATCTGACTAACCTGATCCTGTTTTCACTTTCCGTATCGGTGGCTCTTTCTCTGATGGTGATTACAACAGCAAACCACCTCTATTTCTGGGATGTGTGGTATAGTTACCATTTCTGTAAGGCCAAAATAAAGGGGTATCAGCGTCTGACATCACTGGATTCTTGCTACGATGCCTTTGTTGTGTATGACACTAAAGACCCAGCAGTGACAGAGTGGGTTTTGGATGAGCTGGTGGCCAAGTTGGAAGACCCaagagagaaacattttaatCTGTGTCTTGAGGAAAGGGATTGGCTACCAGGGCAGCCAGTTCTGGAAAACCTTTCCCAGAGCATCCAGCTTAGCAAAAAGACGGTGTTTGTGATGACAAACAAGTATGCAAAGACCGAGAACTTTAAGATCGCATTTTACTTATCCCATCAGAGGCTCATGGATGAAAAAGTAGACGTAATTATCTTGATATTCCTTGAGAAGCCCCTTCAGAAATCCAAGTTCCTCCAGCTCCGGAAGAGGCTGTGTAAGAGTTCCGTCCTTGAGTGGCCGACAAACCCACAGGCCCACCCGTACTTCTGGCAGTGTCTGAAAAATGCCCTGGCCACAGACAATCACGTGACCTATAGTCAGGTGTTCAAAGAGACGGTCTAG
- the TLR7 gene encoding toll-like receptor 7 isoform X2: MWTLKRQSLILFNIILISKLLGARWFPKTLPCDVTLDAPKAHVIVDCTDKHLTEIPEGIPTNATNLTLTINHIPGISPASFHQLDYLVEIDFRCNCIPIRLGPKDNMCPRRLQIKPRSFSRLTYLKSLYLDGNQLLEIPEGLPPNLQLLSLEANSIFCIMKNNLTELTNIEKLYLGQNCYFRNPCNVSFFIEKDAFLSLKNLKLLSLKDNNITYVPTTLPSTLTELHLYNNAIAKIQEDDFHNLNQLQILDLGGNCPRCYNVPFPCTPCENNSPLQIHMKAFDALTELQVLRLYSNSLQHVPQRWFKNIKKLKELDLSQNFLAKEIGDAKFLLLLHNLVQLDLSFNYELQVYRATLNLSDAFSSLKNLKVLRIKGYVFKELSSHNLSPLRGLSNLEVLDLGTNFIKIADLSIFEQFKTLKVIDLSMNKISPSGDSSEVGFCSNTRTSVDGNAPQVLETLHYFRYDEYARSCRFKNKETPSFLPFNKDCYVYGQALDLSRNNIFFVKSSDFQHLSFLKCLNLSGNTIGQTLNGSEFQPLVELKYLDFSNNRLDLLYSTAFEELRNLEILDISSNSHYFQSEGITHMLNFTKNLKVLKKLMMNNNDISMSTSRTMESESLRILEFRGNHLDVLWRDGDNRYLKFFKNLLNLEELDISENSLSFLPSGVFDGMPPKLKTLSLVKNGLKSFNWGRLQYLKNLETLDLSYNELKSVPERLYNCSRSLKKLILKYNQIRHLTKHFLQDAFQLRYLDLSSNKIQIIQKTSFPENVLNNLEMLLLHHNRFLCTCDAVWFVWWVNHTEVTIPYLATDVTCVGPGAHRGQSVVSLDLYTCEVDLTNLILFSLSVSVALSLMVITTANHLYFWDVWYSYHFCKAKIKGYQRLTSLDSCYDAFVVYDTKDPAVTEWVLDELVAKLEDPREKHFNLCLEERDWLPGQPVLENLSQSIQLSKKTVFVMTNKYAKTENFKIAFYLSHQRLMDEKVDVIILIFLEKPLQKSKFLQLRKRLCKSSVLEWPTNPQAHPYFWQCLKNALATDNHVTYSQVFKETV, translated from the coding sequence ATGTGGACATTGAAGAGACAGTCCCTTATCCTTTTTAACATAATCCTAATTTCCAAACTCCTTGGAGCTAGATGGTTTCCCAAAACTCTGCCCTGTGATGTCACTCTGGATGCTCCAAAGGCCCATGTGATTGTGGACTGCACAGACAAGCATTTGACAGAAATTCCTGAAGGTATTCCTACCAATGCCACCAACCTCACCCTCACCATCAACCACATACCTGGTATCTCTCCAGCTTCCTTCCACCAGCTGGACTACCTGGTAGAGATCGATTTCAGATGCAACTGTATACCTATTCGACTTGGGCCAAAAGACAATATGTGTCCCAGGAGGCTGCAGATTAAACCCAGAAGCTTTAGTAGACTCACTTACTTAAAATCCCTTTATCTGGATGGAAACCAGCTTCTAGAAATACCTGAGGGTCTTCCCCCCAACTTGCAGCTGCTGAGCCTTGAGGCCAACAGTATCTTTTGTATCATGAAGAATAACCTAACAGAACTGACCAACATAGAAAAACTCTACTTGGGCCAAAACTGTTATTTTCGCAATCCTTGCAACgtttcatttttcatagaaaaagatGCTTTCCTGAGTCTGAAAAATCTAAAATTGCTCTCCCTAAAAGATAACAATATCACATATGTCCCCACTACATTGCCATCCACTTTAACAGAACTCCATCTTTATAACAACGCCATTGCAAAAATCCAAGAAGATGATTTTCATAACCTCAATCAACTGCAAATTCTTGACCTAGGTGGAAACTGCCCTCGTTGTTACAATGTCCCGTTTCCTTGTACACCCTGTGAGAATAATTCTCCCCTACAGATCCACATGAAGGCTTTTGATGCATTGACAGAATTACAAGTTTTACGTCTATACAGTAACTCTCTTCAGCATGTGCCCCAAAGAtggtttaaaaacattaaaaaacttaaggAGCTAGATCTTTCACAAAACTTCTTGGCCAAAGAAATTGGGGATGCCAAATTTTTGCTTCTTCTTCACAACCTTGTCCAATTGGATCTGTCTTTCAATTATGAACTTCAGGTCTATCGTGCAACTCTGAATCTGTCGGATGCATTTTCTTCACTGAAAAACCTGAAAGTTTTACGGATCAAAGGATACGTCTTTAAGGAGCTGAGCAGCCATAACCTCTCCCCGTTACGTGGTCTCTCCAATCTTGAAGTTCTTGATCTTGGCACTAACTTCATAAAAATCGCTGACCTCAGCATATTCGAacaatttaaaacattgaaaGTCATAGATCTTTCAATGAATAAAATATCACCTTCAGGAGATTCAAGTGAAGTTGGCTTCTGCTCTAACACCAGAACTTCTGTAGATGGTAATGCACCTCAGGTCCTTGAAACATTACATTATTTCAGATATGATGAGTATGCAAGGAGTTGCAGGTTCAAAAACAAAGAGACTCCCTCTTTCTTGCCTTTTAATAAAGATTGTTATGTGTATGGGCAGGCCTTGGACCTAagtagaaataatatattttttgtcaAGTCCTCTGATTTTCAGCATCTGTCTTTCCTCAAATGCCTGAACTTGTCAGGAAATACCATTGGCCAAACTCTCAATGGCAGCGAATTTCAGCCTTTAGTGGAGTTGAAGTATTTGGACTTCTCTAACAACCGGCTTGATTTACTCTACTCAACAGCGTTTGAGGAGCTACGCAACCTGGAAATTCTAGATATAAGTAGTAATAGCCATTACTTTCAATCAGAAGGCATTACTCACATGCTAAACTTCACCAAGAACCTAAAAGTTCTGAAGAAACTCATGATGAACAACAATGACATCTCTATGTCCACCAGCAGGACCATGGAGAGTGAGTCTCTTAGAATTCTGGAATTCAGAGGAAATCATTTGGATGTTTTATGGAGAGATGGTGATAACAGGTACTTAAAATTCTTCAAGAATCTGCTAAACTTAGAGGAGTTAGACATCTCTGAAAATTCCCTGAGTTTCTTGCCTTCTGGCGTTTTTGATGGCATGCCTCCAAAACTAAAGACTCTCTCCTTGGTCAAAAATGGGCTCAAGTCCTTCAACTGGGGAAGACTCCAGTATCTGAAGAATCTAGAAACTTTGGACCTCAGCTACAATGAGCTGAAGAGTGTCCCTGAGAGATTATACAACTGTTCCAGAAGTCTCAAGAAACTGATTCTCAAGTACAATCAAATCAGGCATCTGACAAAGCATTTTCTACAAGATGCTTTCCAGTTGCGATACCTGGACCTCAGCTCAAATAAAATCCAGATTATCCAGAAGACTAGCTTTCCAGAAAATGTCCTCAATAATCTGGAGATGTTACTTTTGCATCATAATCGGTTTCTGTGCACCTGTGATGCTGTGTGGTTTGTCTGGTGGGTTAACCATACAGAGGTGACTATTCCTTACTTGGCCACAGATGTGACTTGTGTGGGGCCAGGAGCACACAGGGGCCAAAGTGTGGTCTCTCTGGATCTGTATACCTGTGAGGTAGATCTGACTAACCTGATCCTGTTTTCACTTTCCGTATCGGTGGCTCTTTCTCTGATGGTGATTACAACAGCAAACCACCTCTATTTCTGGGATGTGTGGTATAGTTACCATTTCTGTAAGGCCAAAATAAAGGGGTATCAGCGTCTGACATCACTGGATTCTTGCTACGATGCCTTTGTTGTGTATGACACTAAAGACCCAGCAGTGACAGAGTGGGTTTTGGATGAGCTGGTGGCCAAGTTGGAAGACCCaagagagaaacattttaatCTGTGTCTTGAGGAAAGGGATTGGCTACCAGGGCAGCCAGTTCTGGAAAACCTTTCCCAGAGCATCCAGCTTAGCAAAAAGACGGTGTTTGTGATGACAAACAAGTATGCAAAGACCGAGAACTTTAAGATCGCATTTTACTTATCCCATCAGAGGCTCATGGATGAAAAAGTAGACGTAATTATCTTGATATTCCTTGAGAAGCCCCTTCAGAAATCCAAGTTCCTCCAGCTCCGGAAGAGGCTGTGTAAGAGTTCCGTCCTTGAGTGGCCGACAAACCCACAGGCCCACCCGTACTTCTGGCAGTGTCTGAAAAATGCCCTGGCCACAGACAATCACGTGACCTATAGTCAGGTGTTCAAAGAGACGGTCTAG